In one window of Cydia fagiglandana chromosome 1, ilCydFagi1.1, whole genome shotgun sequence DNA:
- the LOC134670382 gene encoding remodeling and spacing factor 1, whose translation MASDGEISCTNDPNFAAIYSFLKVFGKLYGLEIPSISKLQQLVENTEEVPEPLKELHLRLLRRAQKSVQSNRWERCLIKFCHQQGHHQEAWEIERFSYKKASTEVKLKTLKILLEYQFTCHAKFKAAVNALSCKELRLDPIGRDKQGCVYWLQVDDEANLCLYREDQDEETWELIARNREELVKVIGQLKNGEEICPSTVSNTNEDSNSTEIPATEATEKTNTPPEEENEEFLSPESESEHDDDESKADQKPPPTEADDNINKEEKTVDNKPEEECEKIEDSKTEEQKVEDVKAKEPPIEDKNIEEKGENPSAQISEKAEDSENQQLEEKDDKNEEKVKADAAEKPQIDTDSKKSPEREKTPENPPSEETKLKETDEVSEAIEEPVMVVTGEGSGADCESSYFIGEEISEPVMYFYGEGCGYDNDTGNPEVLEEANTAQRNSDEENDNEECVNGEHSNSNDISNSSKSKLVKSVKLKSGHPTVNKRSLKKQSNDNSEVLKPDSKKHCIRKLNRSDSMKSNSSNNDNDLKRESSVNDKTTDSESPNKNNVKKTRGKVKKKPEVAKKLKLNQKKESPASDADNCNDSKASIIEKRKNSVSSDQDGVDHTEQEKEGSPDHEAKPDDDLPPKKIRLEPSKDIEVSHSKDTLDSVNKDDAKSENNENNDNLNKEHEDKDPIAMRKKIKANKGKFKRKKILQNKVDNSDVEKSNGKEKSKSKPLKRSLLDATQSDRNKSESQSESEDDMPITSGKRLKIKPKKIITTSRKKVEAKLLEKKSSDDSEEETLYSIAGKKTGKKVLKKKPKGKEKAKVKETADDSDPTPVRQSRRIAQQKIKEEADRRHQEEVALREMKMIHKKKGVDEEEEWRASGSSSGSPVRRRARPAAGWRAQDSSEPDSESERDELSDRPEPDLEFGKSDHEFSPESDLETGEPSEPLKRARTLQEGADDGFCKHCGSGEQPEWILLCDQCDAGYHASCLKPMLFLVPEGDWFCPPCNHAMLISSLESELVKYDELVVSVEAERARIKEQELLNKPPSVKSEKKEEESDSGSGSASDYSSSSSTGAVYRLRARRQLPVSYRAQEYDRLISSAIKEEYVEPTTSAGNQGRGKDISTIIEAAEEEKLKAEREEAIASGKPITEIRKKKKQRRKPRKLNSLEVVSEDDDETDEDFKDTGMESSSEDMSSSADRDSSDSRSSDSLPIRRAQRTDKKDRPKLRESSPEVKKKKGEFAGSSSESSGAKEWPPKNKSKSKSRSRREKREKREKRDKSRPSKPKKPRGLQQYDADGNVIRPRVTYGGLSDSPNDWSPKHRTRQKKINYTEMPNTESEDEMHKGSGKHMPDSSDEFKVTSSDADSDSDRPDPNQKTLSDLIKTAVVPLEKLPDDVTKAKEEELQAHLNAQAAATDSRPLRGKGSRGGRGSRGPRGRGGGRGGGDDALAKLVGVKIKDLSQEPIKPNQIEREKKRQEREAKLAEKEAKRMERIQKKEEKEKLKELKAKEREEKKLAKIALQESKRMKKEKPEYPISGPVGYNVRPDMRMMYTGPGMKHPDYPGPGPSPGSDQPQRFPTQPRLQVRAELRGVPVAGPLAADNLREGTLSVAGSPQPFKPVSEEPSVITRMPHMLNQYRGPMMYPGGGSPYGPRPQNMMYVPHPGLPPRQYPPHYYRLPPYRLPDGQQPNHAVSHLALGPRLLGTPGASHHGPHGPPGGPPGGSPYRSPGPHAPPGSTYGPPGPHGPPGSTHGLPGPHGSPGSSHGPHGPPGSTHGPPGSSQGSHGPPGSSHGPPRNSHGPPGTPHGPPSAQGPPGSSHGPPGPPHGPLGPSHGPPGTPHRPPGLHHGTPGPHHGPPGPPHGPPGAHGPPGPHGPPGPHGPPGPHGPLGPHGPPGPHGPPGSSHRPPGPHGPPPSSHGPPHGPPNSSHASPGPPGSSHGPPGPRGPPGSSLGPPAPHPPVSAHGPLHGPHPSALHGLLRAGPPVQLQASRGPARPAGPPGTPSPGPPSSASPVSLPPGAPGPGSDSTPPPAKEPPVKIKAEVKTEPEYHSPGQSPPRVSPEPPRHPKIKVTDNKERRPRYPLGPYAPQYGPYGPYAPEPPKGPDFVKTEPPSEPQGSVFGGLVSYFSSQREDELDA comes from the exons ATGGCGTCTGACGGAGAAATTTCCTGTACGAATGATCCCAATTTCGCCGCAATCTACTCGTTTTTGAAGGTTTTCGGGAAATTGTACGGCCTAGAAATACCGTCAATATCAAAATTACAGCAGCTCGTAGAGAATACGGAGGAAG TTCCGGAGCCGCTGAAGGAGCTGCACCTGCGGCTGCTGCGGCGCGCGCAGAAGTCCGTGCAGAGCAACCGCTGGGAGCGCTGCCTCATCAAGTTCTGCCACCAGCAGGGCCACCACCAGGAGGCGTGGGAGATCGAGCGCTTCTCCTACAAAAAAGCCAGCACAGAGGTCAAACTAAAGACCCTCAAG ATACTTCTTGAGTACCAATTCACATGCCACGCAAAGTTCAAGGCAGCGGTCAATGCCCTGTCATGTAAGGAGCTCCGGTTGGACCCCATCGGACGGGACAAGCAGGGCTGCGTGTACTGGCTTCAGGTGGACGATGAGGCAAACCTCTGTCTGTATCGGGAGGACCAGGATGAGGAGACTTGGGAGTTAATAGCGAG AAATCGAGAAGAGCTAGTCAAAGTAATAGGACAATTGAAGAATGGAGAAGAGATTTGTCCCTCGACTGTGTCCAACACCAATGAGGACTCCAACAGTACCGAAATACCTGCAACTGAGGCCACTGAG AAAACCAACACACCACCTGAAGAAGAAAACGAGGAATTCCTAAGCCCAGAGTCTGAGTCGGAACATGATGACGATGAATCTAAAGCTGATCAGAAACCCCCTCCCACAGAAGCTGATGATAATATTAACAAAGAAGAAAAAACAGTAGATAACAAACCAGAAGAAGAATGTGAAAAAATTGAAGATTCTAAAACAGAAGAACAAAAAGTAGAAGATGTGAAGGCAAAAGAACCTCCTATAGAAGATAAAAATATAGAAGAGAAAGGTGAAAACCCATCAGCGCAAATATCAGAAAAGGCTGAAGATTCAGAAAATCAGCAATTAGAAGAAAAAGACGACAAAAACGAAGAAAAAGTAAAAGCTGATGCTGCTGAAAAACCCCAAATCGATACAGACAGCAAAAAATCTCCAGAACGTGAAAAGACGCCTGAGAATCCTCCAAGTGAGGAAACCAAATTAAAGGAGACGGATGAGGTGAGTGAGGCAATAGAAGAGCCGGTCATGGTTGTCACAGGGGAAGGCAGCGGAGCCGATTGTGAGAGCTCCTACTTTATAGGTGAAGAAATATCCGAACCTGTCATGTATTTTTATGGAGAAGGTTGTGGTTATGATAACGATACCGGAAACCCTGAAGTATTAGAAGAAGCCAACACAGCGCAGCGTAATTCAGATGAGGAGAATGACAATGAAGAATGTGTCAATGGTGAACATTCTAACTCTAATGATATCTCTAACTCTAGTAAAAGTAAATTAGTTAAAAGTGTTAAGTTAAAAAGTGGTCATCCTACTGTAAATAAACGATCTTTGAAGAAGCAATCTAATGATAATTCCGAAGTTCTAAAACCAGATTCTAAGAAACATTGTATTAGAAAGCTTAACAGATCAGACAGTATGAAATCAAATTCAAGCAATAATGACAATGACTTGAAAAGGGAAAGCAGCGTGAATGACAAAACCACAGATAGTGAAAGTCCGAACAaaaataatgtgaaaaaaacTAGAGGTAAGGTAAAGAAAAAACCTGAAGTAGCAAAGAAATTAAAGCTAAATCAGAAGAAAGAGTCTCCTGCGTCGGACGCTGACAATTGTAATGATAGTAAAGCCAGTATTATAGAAAAGAGGAAAAACAGTGTGTCTTCAGATCAAGACGGGGTTGATCACACGGAACAGGAAAAAGAAGGAAGCCCGGATCACGAGGCTAAACCTGACGACGATCTACCTCCAAAAAAAATACGCTTAGAGCCTAGTAAGGACATTGAAGTATCACATTCCAAAGATACTCTAGACAGTGTAAATAAAGACGATGCTAAAAGCGAAAACAATGAAAATAACGACAATCTTAACAAAGAGCATGAAGATAAAGATCCTATAGCCATGAGAAAGAAAATTAAAGCTAACAAAGGGAagtttaaaagaaaaaagataCTACAGAATAAGGTAGATAATAGTGATGTAGAAAAGAGTAATGGTAAGGAGAAGAGTAAGTCTAAGCCTTTAAAAAGGTCGCTCTTGGACGCGACGCAAAGTGACAGGAACAAATCAGAATCTCAAAGTGAAAGTGAGGACGATATGCCCATCACTAGTGGCAAGAGGTTGAAAATTAAACCCAAGAAAATTATTACAACATCCAG AAAAAAGGTTGAAGCCAAGCTGCTTGAGAAAAAATCTAGTGACGATTCCGAAGAAGAAACATTGTACAGTAtag CAGGCAAAAAGACCGGCAAGAAAGTCTTAAAAAAGAAGCCAAAAGGCAAAGAGAAGGCCAAAGTAAAGGAGACTGCCGACGACTCTGATCCGACGCCCGTCCGGCAGTCGCGCCGGATCGCGCAGCAGAAGATCAAAGAGGAAGCCGACAGGAGGCATCAGGAGGAAGTTGCGCTTCGGGAGATGAAGATGATCCATAAGAAGAAG GGTGTCGACGAGGAGGAGGAGTGGCGTGCGTCCGGCAGCAGCTCGGGCTCGCCggtgcggcggcgcgcgcggccggcGGCGGGCTGGCGCGCGCAGGACTCCAGCGAGCCCGACTCCGAGTCCGAGCGCGACGAGCTCTCCGACCGCCCCGAGCCGGACC tCGAATTCGGCAAATCAGACCATGAGTTCTCTCCAGAGTCCGACCTTGAGACTGGGGAACCGAGCGAGCCTCTGAAAAGGGCCAGAACTTTGCAGGAAG GAGCTGATGATGGGTTCTGCAAGCACTGCGGCAGCGGCGAGCAGCCGGAATGGATACTGTTGTGTGACCAGTGCGACGCCGGCTACCACGCGTCGTGTCTCAAGCCCATGTTGTTCCTGGTGCCGGAGGGCGATTGGTTCTGTCCACCGTGCAATCAT GCGATGCTAATATCTTCTCTAGAGAGCGAGCTAGTGAAATACGACGAGCTGGTGGTGAGCGTCGAGGCCGAGCGCGCGCGGATCAAGGAACAGGAGCTGCTGAACAAACCGCCTTCCGTCAAGAGCGAGAAGAAAGAAGAAG AGTCAGACAGCGGAAGCGGAAGTGCGAGcgattattcatcatcatcatcgacgGGCGCCGTGTAccggctgcgcgcgcgccgccagcTGCCGGTCAGCTACCGCGCGCAGGAGTACGACCGGCTCATCAGCTCCGCTATCAAG GAGGAATACGTGGAGCCGACAACTAGTGCGGGCAACCAGGGGCGGGGCAAGGACATCTCGACCATCATAGAGGCCGCTGAGGAGGAGAAACTCAAGGCCGAGCGGGAGGAGGCCATCGCATCG GGTAAACCAATAACGGAGATCCGTAAGAAGAAGAAGCAGCGACGGAAACCGCGCAAACTCAACTCCTTGGAGGTGGTGTCCGAGGACGACGACGAGACCGATGAGGACTTCAAGGACACCGG CATGGAGTCGTCATCGGAAGACATGTCTTCGTCCGCCGACCGCGACAGTTCGGACTCACGCTCGTCCGACTCCTTGCCCATACGCCGCGCCCAACGCACTGACAAGAAAG ATCGTCCGAAACTCCGTGAATCGTCGCCGGAAGTGAAGAAGAAGAAAGGAGAGTTCGCCGGCAGCTCCAGCGAGTCCAGCGGCGCTAAAGAGTGGCCGCCGAAGAATAA atcaaaatctaaatcgcgaTCCAGACGCGAGAAACGCGAGAAGCGTGAGAAGCGCGACAAATCCCGTCCGTCGAAACCGAAGAAACCGCGAGGCCTACAGCAGTACGACGCCGACGGCAACGTCATCCGGCCTCGCGTCACTTACGGAGGCCTCAGCGACTCCCCTAATGACTGGTCGCCGAAACACAGGACGAGACAGAAGAAGATTAATTATACGGAGATGCCTAACACTGAATCTGAAGat GAAATGCATAAAGGCAGCGGCAAGCACATGCCGGACAGTTCTGACGAGTTCAAGGTCACCTCCTCCGACGCCGACTCGGACTCTGACCGGCCTGACCCCAACCAGAAGACCCTCAGCGACCTGATCAAGACGGCCGTAGTGCCGCTCGAGAAGCTCCCTGATGACGTCACCAAGGCGAAGGAGGAGGAACTGCAAGCGCATCTTA ACGCTCAAGCGGCCGCGACGGATTCGAGGCCGCTGCGAGGCAAGGGCAGCCGCGGCGGCCGGGGAAGCAG GGGCCCGCgggggcgcggcggcgggcggggcgggGGCGACGACGCGCTCGCCAAGCTCGTCGGCGTCAAGATCAAAG ACCTAAGCCAAGAACCCATCAAACCCAACCAG attGAAAGAGAAAAGAAACGTCAAGAACGGGAAGCTAAACTAGCAGAGAAAGAAGCCAAACGCATGGAGAGAATACAAAAGAAGGAAGAGAAGGAGAAACTAAAAGAACTAAAGGCGAAAGAGCGAGAGGAGAAGAAACTAGCGAAGATAGCGCTGCAGGAGAGCAAGCGGATGAAAAAG GAGAAGCCAGAATACCCGATATCCGGCCCAGTAGGTTACAACGTTAGACCAGACATGCGGATGATGTACACCGGCCCAGGCATGAAGCATCCGGATTACCCAGGTCctggtccgagtccgggttccGACCAGCCGCAGAGGTTCCCTACACAGCCCAGGTTACAG GTACGGGCGGAGCTGCGCGGCGTGCCGGTGGCGGGCCCACTGGCTGCCGACAACCTCCGGGAAG GCACACTGTCCGTAGCGGGCTCCCCGCAGCCCTTCAAGCCGGTGAGCGAAGAGCCCAGCGTCATCACGCGCATGCCGCACATGCTCAACCAATACAG GGGTCCGATGATGTACCCGGGAGGCGGGTCGCCGTACGGTCCGCGGCCGCAGAACATGATGTACGTGCCGCACCCCGGGCTGCCGCCGCGGCAGTACCCGCCGCACTACTACCGCCTGCCGCCCTACCGCCTGCCCGACGGGCAGCAGCCCAACCACGCCGTCTCACACCTAGCTCTGGGGCCCCGGCTGCTGGGGACCCCCGGGGCGTCGCACCACGGGCCCCACGGGCCGCCCGGGGGTCCGCCTGGCGGCTCGCCCTACAGATCGCCCGGACCTCACGCTCCACCTGGGTCGACCTACGGACCACCGGGCCCTCACGGTCCACCTGGATCGACCCATGGGCTACCGGGCCCTCATGGATCGCCGGGATCGTCGCATGGACCTCACGGCCCGCCCGGCTCGACCCACGGCCCACCGGGATCATCCCAAGGATCTCACGGGCCCCCGGGCTCGTCGCACGGGCCGCCAAGAAATTCTCATGGACCCCCCGGGACTCCTCACGGGCCGCCCAGCGCGCAAGGCCCCCCGGGCTCGTCCCACGGGCCCCCCGGGCCTCCCCACGGGCCCCTCGGACCTTCCCACGGGCCCCCCGGAACTCCCCACCGGCCCCCCGGGCTTCACCACGGGACTCCCGGACCTCACCACGGTCCTCCCGGGCCTCCCCATGGCCCGCCGGGGGCCCACGGACCCCCGGGACCTCACGGACCCCCGGGACCTCACGGACCCCCGGGACCTCACGGACCCCTGGGACCTCACGGACCCCCGGGACCTCACGGCCCGCCCGGGTCCTCCCACCGACCGCCGGGACCGCACGGACCCCCTCCCTCATCCCACGGACCCCCTCATGGGCCACCGAATTCGTCGCACGCATCTCCGGGTCCGCCGGGCTCGTCCCACGGCCCTCCGGGGCCCCGCGGCCCGCCCGGCTCCTCCCTCGGCCCCCCCGCGCCGCACCCCCCGGTGTCGGCGCACGGCCCCCTGCACGGGCCGCACCCGAGTGCGCTGCACGGACTCCTGCGCGCCGGCCCGCCCGTGCAGCTGCAGGCCTCGCGCGGCCCGGCGAGGCCCGCCGGCCCGCCCGGCACGCCGTCCCCCGGCCCGCCGAGCTCCGCATCTCCCGTCTCGCTCCCGCCCGGGGCCCCCGGCCCCGGCTCCGACTCGACGCCGCCGCCCGCCAAGGAGCCCCCCGTCAAGATCAAAGCCGAGGTGAAGACCGAGCCCGAGTACCACTCGCCGGGGCAGTCCCCGCCGCGCGTCTCCCCCGAGCCGCCGCGCCACCCCAAAATCAAGGTGACCGACAACAAGGAGCGCCGCCCGCGCTACCCGCTCGGGCCGTACGCGCCGCAGTACGGCCCCTACGGCCCGTAC GCCCCGGAGCCCCCCAAGGGCCCCGACTTCGTGAAGACCGAGCCGCCGTCCGAGCCGCAGGGCAGCGTGTTCGGCGGCCTCGTCAGCTACTTCTCGAGCCAGCGCGAGGACGAGCTCGACGCGTAG